Genomic DNA from Geitlerinema sp. PCC 9228:
AAATCGAATTATCCGATTTCTTCTCAATCGGTTGCGGCGTAATATTGTGCTGGCGATTGTATTCTAACTGAATTTTCCGACGGCGTTCCGTCTCCGCGATCGCTTTTTCCATACTTTCCGTCATCGTATCCGCATACATAATCGCCTGACCGTTCACATGACGCGCCGCTCTGCCAATTGTCTGAATCAGAGAACGTTCCGCACGCAAAAAACCTTCCTTATCCGCATCCAAAATCGCCACCAGCGACACCTCCGGCAAATCCAACCCTTCCCGCAACAAATTCACCCCCACCAACACATCAAACGTTCCCTGACGCAAATCCCGCAAAATCTCAATACGCTCAATCGCATTAATTTCCGAATGCATGTAGCGCACCCGAACCTGATGTTCCTGCAAATACTCCGTTAAATCCTCCGCCATACGCTTGGTCAGCGTCGTCACCAAAACCCGTTCGGAACGGGAAGCGCGTTCTTGAATTTCCCCATACAAATCGTCTACCTGACCCTCAGTCGGTCGAACCGCAATCTCCGGATCCACCACACCAGTTGGTCGAATAATCTGTTCCACCACTTCGCCGCCGGATTGTTCCACTTCCCAATCCCCAGGCGTAGCCGAGACAAAAATACACTGGTTCACCTTTTGCCAAAATTCCTCGGCGCGTAGGGGTCGGTTGTCAGCGGCACTGGGTAAGCGAAATCCGTGTTCCACCAACACCCGCTTGCGGGATTGGTCGCCGTTGTACATTCCCCGCAACTGCGGTACCGTCACGTGGGATTCGTCTACAAACAAAAGCCAATCATCGGGAAAATAATCCACCAAACACTCCGGAGGGTCGCCGGGATTGCGCCTTGCCAAGTGGCGGGAATAGTTTTCCACTCCCTGACAAAATCCCACTTCCCGTAACATTTCCAAATCGTAGCGGGTTCGCTGCTTCAAACGCTGCGCCTCTACCAGCTTTCCCTGGTTTTCTAGTTCTGCCACCCTTTCTTCTAATTCTGCCTCGATGGATTGACAGGCTTGGTCCAACTGTTCTTCTGGAGTAACAAAGTGGGTGGCGGGATAAATATTAATTCCCTGCAAGCTGTTGGTAGTTTTGCCGGTAACCGGGTCGATATACCGAATGGCGTCTATTTCATCGCCAAAAAATTCCACCCGGACAATTCTATCTTCGTAGGCGGGGCCAATTTCCAAAACGTCGCCTTTGACGCGAAACCGACCCCGCTGCAATTCCGTATCGTTGCGGGAATATTGAATTTTCGCCAAATCCCGCAGTAGCTGCCGCTGGTCCCGTTCCATTCCCACCTGCAACCGAACAGAAGCTCTGAGATATTCCGACGGAATCCCCAAGCCGTAGATGCAACTGATGGAAGCGACCACGATAACATCCCGCCGTTCGAATAAAGACCGGGTGGCGGAGTGGCGCAACATATCAATTTCGTCGTTGATAGAAGCGCTTTTTTCGATGTAGGTGTCGGTGACGGGGATGTAGGCTTCTGGCTGATAGTAGTCGTAGTAGCTGATGAAATATTCCACCGCGTTGTCGGAGAAATATTGCCGCAATTCGTTACACAACTGCGCCGCTAGGGTTTTGTTATGGGCCAAAAGTAAGGTGGGTTTGCCTACTTTTTCGATGACGTTGGCCATGACAAAGGTTTTGCCGGTTCCCGTGGCCCCTAGCAGGGTTTGATAGCGGCGTTGGTCTTCGATGCCTTGAACCAGTTGATTGATGGCTTGGGGTTGGTCGCCGGTGGGTTGGTACGCCGATTGCAGGTGAAATGCGGACATA
This window encodes:
- the uvrB gene encoding excinuclease ABC subunit UvrB produces the protein MSAFHLQSAYQPTGDQPQAINQLVQGIEDQRRYQTLLGATGTGKTFVMANVIEKVGKPTLLLAHNKTLAAQLCNELRQYFSDNAVEYFISYYDYYQPEAYIPVTDTYIEKSASINDEIDMLRHSATRSLFERRDVIVVASISCIYGLGIPSEYLRASVRLQVGMERDQRQLLRDLAKIQYSRNDTELQRGRFRVKGDVLEIGPAYEDRIVRVEFFGDEIDAIRYIDPVTGKTTNSLQGINIYPATHFVTPEEQLDQACQSIEAELEERVAELENQGKLVEAQRLKQRTRYDLEMLREVGFCQGVENYSRHLARRNPGDPPECLVDYFPDDWLLFVDESHVTVPQLRGMYNGDQSRKRVLVEHGFRLPSAADNRPLRAEEFWQKVNQCIFVSATPGDWEVEQSGGEVVEQIIRPTGVVDPEIAVRPTEGQVDDLYGEIQERASRSERVLVTTLTKRMAEDLTEYLQEHQVRVRYMHSEINAIERIEILRDLRQGTFDVLVGVNLLREGLDLPEVSLVAILDADKEGFLRAERSLIQTIGRAARHVNGQAIMYADTMTESMEKAIAETERRRKIQLEYNRQHNITPQPIEKKSDNSILAFLEVSRRLQQGSEEVSPAETDEVPLEEIPNLIDQLQEQMNTAAQDLAFEKAAELRDRIQTLRDKLLGR